In Rattus rattus isolate New Zealand chromosome 9, Rrattus_CSIRO_v1, whole genome shotgun sequence, a genomic segment contains:
- the LOC116909902 gene encoding olfactory receptor 2AK2-like yields METGNQSCGTDFTLVGLFHCGHMDTFLFTVITLLFAVALIGNITLVHLIRLDRTLHTPMYFLLSQLSIIDMMYISTTVPKMAVNFLSDTKTISFLGCLIQVFVFLTLAGCEALLLGFMSYDRYIVIFQPLHYPVFMSRKICCSMVAGAWSSSSINALVHTVYVFQLPFCGSRIVNHFFCEIPSLLPLVCEDTSRYEHMIVMSVLVLVLIPFLAILPSYAQVLVVVLQMASGKGQSRAVSTCSSHLTMASLFYVTGLCTYTQPHSLHSPGRDKVVAVLYSIVTPVLNPFIYSLRNKEVMGALRRHMG; encoded by the coding sequence ATGGAGACAGGAAACCAGAGCTGTGGGACAGACTTCACCTTGGTTGGTCTTTTCCATTGTGGACACATGGACACTTTCCTCTTTACAGTCATCACCCTCCTCTTTGCAGTGGCTCTCATAGGAAACATCACACTGGTCCATCTCATCAGGCTGGACCGAACactccacacccccatgtacttcctCCTCAGCCAGCTCTCCATCATCGACATGATGTACATCTCCACCACTGTGCCCAAAATGGCAGTTAACTTCCTGTCAGACACCAAGACCATTTCCTTTCTAGGATGCCTGATCCAAGTCTTTGTGTTTTTGACTCTTGCTGGCTGTGAAGCCCTCCTGCTGGGTTTCATGTCCTATGACAGGTATATAGTCATCTTCCAGCCCTTGCACTACCCTGTGTTCATGAGCAGAAAGATCTGCTGCTCCATGGTTGCCGGTGCCTGGAGTAGCAGCTCCATTAATGCTTTAGTGCACACAGTGTATGTATTTCAACTTCCATTCTGTGGATCTAGGATTGTTAACCACTTTTTCTGTGAGATTCCATCTCTTCTGCCATTGGTATGTGAAGACACATCCCGATATGAGCATATGATTGTCATGAGTGTCCTTGTCCTTGTGCTGATACCCTTCCTGGCCATCCTACCTTCCTATGCTCAGGTATTGGTTGTTGTATTACAGATGGCTTCAGGGAAGGGACAGAGTAGAGCTGTATCCACCTGCTCCTCCCACCTGACTAtggccagcctgttctatgtCACTGGTCTCTGCACCTACACCCAGCCACACTCCTTGCATTCTCCTGGGAGGGACAAAGTGGTGGCTGTGCTCTACTCAATTGTTACCCCTGTTCTGAACCcgttcatctacagcctgaggaacaaggagGTCATGGGGGCCCTGAGGAGACATATGGGATGA